A window from Urocitellus parryii isolate mUroPar1 chromosome 1, mUroPar1.hap1, whole genome shotgun sequence encodes these proteins:
- the Esm1 gene encoding endothelial cell-specific molecule 1, translated as MRSLLLLTTLLVPVHLAVAWSVKYAVDCPEHCDSSECRSNLHCKKMVLDDCGCCQVCAAGLGETCYRTVSGMDGVKCGPGLRCQFYSEEDDFGEEFGICKDCPYGTFGMECKETCNCQSGICDRVTGKCLKFSFFPYSSTKSSRRFVSSTELDLASGDGNAVREETVKDNAAQSPVMKWLNPR; from the exons ATGAGGAGCCTCTTGCTGCTGACCACACTCCTTGTACCTGTGCACCTGGCTGTGGCTTGGAGTGTCAAGTATGCCGTGGACTGCCCAGAACATTGTGACAGTAGTGAGTGCAGAAGCAATTTGCACTGCAAGAAGATGGTGCTGGATGACTGTGGCTGCTGCCAGGTGTGCGCTGCAGGGCTGGGAGAAACCTGCTACCGCACGGTCTCAGGCATGGATGGCGTGAAGTGTGGCCCGGGGCTGAGGTGTCAGTTTTACAGTGAGGAGGATGATTTTGGTGAAGAGTTTGGTATCTGCAAAG ACTGCCCCTACGGCACCTTCGGGATGGAATGCAAAGAAACCTGCAACTGCCAGTCGGGCATATGTGACAGGGTGACCGGCAaatgtctgaaattttctttcttcccatatTCATCAACCAAGTCTTCCCGGAGATTTGTTTCAAGCACAG AGCTTGACTTGGCATCTGGAGATGGCAATGCTGTCAGAGAAGAAACTGTGAAAGATAATGCTGCTCAGTCCCCTGTAATGAAATGGTTGAATCCACGCTGA